The following proteins come from a genomic window of Myxococcota bacterium:
- a CDS encoding prepilin peptidase, with protein sequence MGGAAESLGGAAEVLLPWLAGVSFVLGLLIGSFLNVVIHRLPLGESIVSPGSRCPRCERAIRPWENVPVLSYVALRGRCRGCGVRISPRYPAIELLTGLLFLAIALEFGASVWTPVFMAFAAAVVAAGAIDVDHQIIPDEISLGGLAVGLVAVPLAAMADGAALADAVAHSFVGALVGGGTLWVVGFAHARVSVALGREFEHWPGEGESLPTPSSLDYWTWFPGLGFGDVKLLAMVGAFLGPLGVMTTIVMASVAGLALGLGWALVTRSFASPFGFAPAIAAGALLALLAPPALRLF encoded by the coding sequence ATGGGCGGTGCGGCGGAGTCGCTCGGCGGCGCTGCAGAGGTGCTGCTTCCGTGGCTCGCGGGCGTGTCGTTCGTCCTCGGCCTGCTGATCGGCTCCTTCCTCAACGTCGTCATCCACCGGCTGCCGCTCGGCGAGTCCATCGTGTCGCCGGGCTCGCGCTGCCCGCGCTGCGAGCGCGCGATCCGGCCGTGGGAGAACGTGCCGGTCCTGTCGTACGTCGCGCTGCGCGGGCGGTGTCGCGGCTGCGGCGTGCGCATCTCGCCGCGCTATCCCGCGATCGAGCTGCTGACGGGCCTCCTCTTCCTCGCGATCGCGCTCGAGTTCGGTGCGTCCGTCTGGACTCCGGTGTTCATGGCCTTCGCGGCGGCGGTCGTCGCCGCGGGCGCGATCGACGTCGACCACCAGATCATCCCGGACGAGATCTCGCTCGGCGGCCTCGCGGTCGGGCTCGTCGCGGTGCCGCTCGCGGCGATGGCCGACGGAGCGGCGCTCGCCGACGCGGTCGCGCACTCGTTCGTCGGCGCGCTCGTCGGCGGCGGCACGCTCTGGGTGGTCGGGTTCGCGCACGCGCGCGTCTCGGTCGCGCTCGGCCGCGAATTCGAGCACTGGCCGGGCGAGGGCGAGTCGCTCCCGACGCCGTCGTCGCTCGACTACTGGACCTGGTTCCCGGGCCTCGGGTTCGGCGACGTGAAGCTGCTGGCGATGGTCGGTGCGTTCCTCGGGCCGCTCGGCGTGATGACGACGATCGTGATGGCGTCGGTCGCCGGGCTCGCGCTCGGCCTCGGCTGGGCGCTCGTGACCCGGAGCTTCGCGAGCCCGTTCGGGTTCGCGCCCGCGATCGCCGCGGGGGCGCTCCTCGCGCTGCTCGCTCCGCCCGCCCTCCGGCTCTTCTGA
- a CDS encoding class I SAM-dependent methyltransferase, whose translation MAERERCPVCGAGAVSALRSVPFEHPSVRRFVDAHYRGRVRARELAGRRHAIDRCDVCGLAFQRFVLTPPGLERLYDAAADAPAADPRTAFDDERALAALRPGARVLDVGAGDGAFCLDARARGFAPVAVELCERRRKHLAELGFEAVADARELDAASFAWARCDGVLEHAVDPLAMLGAVARALAPHATASVRVPDGRSAVDAAARAYWMPSDDALRPLEHVNAFGPRSLAALARGAGLAPRGPIVVDASGALHVRLHRASAA comes from the coding sequence ATGGCCGAGCGCGAACGCTGTCCGGTGTGCGGAGCCGGCGCGGTATCGGCGCTGCGCTCCGTGCCGTTCGAGCACCCGAGCGTCCGCCGCTTCGTCGACGCGCACTACCGGGGCCGCGTGCGCGCGCGCGAGCTCGCCGGCCGACGCCATGCGATCGATCGCTGCGACGTGTGCGGGCTCGCCTTCCAGCGCTTCGTGCTGACGCCCCCGGGCCTCGAGCGGCTCTACGACGCCGCGGCCGACGCGCCGGCCGCGGACCCGCGCACCGCGTTCGACGACGAGCGCGCGCTCGCGGCCCTTCGGCCCGGCGCGCGCGTCCTCGACGTCGGCGCGGGCGACGGCGCCTTCTGCCTCGACGCGCGCGCGCGCGGCTTCGCACCCGTGGCCGTCGAGCTCTGCGAGCGCCGCCGCAAGCATCTCGCGGAGCTCGGCTTCGAGGCGGTCGCGGACGCGCGCGAGCTCGATGCGGCGAGCTTCGCGTGGGCGCGCTGCGACGGCGTCCTCGAGCACGCCGTCGACCCCCTCGCCATGCTCGGCGCCGTCGCGCGCGCGCTCGCACCGCACGCGACGGCCTCGGTGCGCGTGCCCGACGGGCGGAGCGCGGTCGACGCCGCGGCACGCGCCTACTGGATGCCGAGTGACGACGCGCTGCGTCCGCTCGAGCACGTCAACGCCTTCGGGCCGCGCTCGCTCGCCGCGCTCGCGCGCGGGGCCGGCCTCGCTCCGCGCGGGCCGATCGTCGTCGACGCGAGCGGCGCACTCCACGTGCGCCTGCACCGGGCGAGCGCCGCCTAG